The sequence below is a genomic window from Campylobacter ornithocola.
ATGAATATAAAAGATTTTTTACTTGAATTTAAAACTGAAATTAGCAATAACGAATATAATACTTATATTTCTCACTTACAATTTAGTGAAAAATTAAGTAAAAATAATATCTTAGTATTTATCGCACCAAATCATTTTTTGGCTAAATTTATACAAACAAAATACGCACAAAAACTAGCTTATTTTTATGAAGTAAAAACAGGAATTAATCCTCAAGTTAAAATCATTACAAATAATCAAAAGGTAGAAAAAAAGCATTTTTCTACAGATATTTCACAGATTAAATTTCAAAGCACTATTTTAAATCCTTCTTTTACTTTTGAAAGCTTTGTTGTAGGAGATTCTAATCAATTTGCCTATGCAACCTGCAAAGCCATTACTGATAAAAGCAAACTTGGAAAATTATATAATCCTATCTTTATCTATGGTCCTACAGGACTTGGAAAAACTCACTTGCTTCAAGCTGTAGGAAATGTGTGTTTAGATAATGGATATAAAGTTATTTATGCTACAAGTGATAATTTTATCAATGATTTTACCATGCATTTAAATAACAAAACTATGAGCAAATTCCATGAAAAATACAAAAATTGTGATGTTTTACTCATCGATGATGTGCAATTTTTAGGTAAAACAGACAAAATTCAAGAAGAATTTTTCTTTACTTTTAATGAAATCAAAGAAAAATTCGGACAAATCATTATGACAAGTGATAATCCTCCAAATATGTTAAAAGGTATAACAGAACGCTTAAAAAGTCGTTTTGCAAATGGAATCATCGCAGATATCACTCCACCTCAACTTGATACAAAAATTGCAATTATTAAGAAAAAATGTGAATTTAATGCCATTTATCTTAAACCTGAAGTCATAAGCTATATTGCTACTTCAATGGGAGATAATATCCGAGAAATAGAAGGAATGATTACAAATTTAAACGCTCAAGCAAGACTTTTTAATCAAGAAATAACTTTAGAAATCGTTAAAAGTTTTATGAAAGATCACATTAAAGAAACAAAAGAAAATATCAGTGTTGAAGACATACTTGCTGA
It includes:
- the dnaA gene encoding chromosomal replication initiator protein DnaA; translation: MNIKDFLLEFKTEISNNEYNTYISHLQFSEKLSKNNILVFIAPNHFLAKFIQTKYAQKLAYFYEVKTGINPQVKIITNNQKVEKKHFSTDISQIKFQSTILNPSFTFESFVVGDSNQFAYATCKAITDKSKLGKLYNPIFIYGPTGLGKTHLLQAVGNVCLDNGYKVIYATSDNFINDFTMHLNNKTMSKFHEKYKNCDVLLIDDVQFLGKTDKIQEEFFFTFNEIKEKFGQIIMTSDNPPNMLKGITERLKSRFANGIIADITPPQLDTKIAIIKKKCEFNAIYLKPEVISYIATSMGDNIREIEGMITNLNAQARLFNQEITLEIVKSFMKDHIKETKENISVEDILADVSKSYNLKPNDIKSNKKTQNIVMARRVVIFLARELTTMSMPQLARFFNMKDHTAISHNIKKIQELMSENENLKAIVEELRNKILTKIKSTL